The DNA sequence ACCATCGTGGTGAACCCCAACGACCGCGCGGAGATGGACGCGTTCCGGAATATCGTGATCCACGTCGGCCAGGAGGCAACATGACCGCAACCGGCAACGGCAACGTCGATCCCATCACCCTCGAGATCCTGTCGCACCGGCTGTACCAGATCGCCCGGGAGATGGGCATCACCCTGGAGCGGGTCGGCGGCACCGTGAACACGACGCAGCAACACGACTACATGGCGTCGCTCTACACCGCCGACGGAGACGTGCTGTCGGCGGGCGAGTCCCTGGGCCAGCACGTGGCCTGCGCCGGCGTCGCCGTGAAGAAGATCATCGAGCGGTTCGAGGACGGCGAGGGCATCGATCCCGACGATGTCTTTCTGCTGAACGATCCGTACGTGGCGGCCATCCACCAGTCCGACGTCTACGTCATCGCTCCCATTCATTTCGAAGGCCGCCGCATCGCCTGGAGCGCCACCTTCGTCCACGTCATGGACATCGGCGCCATGTCGCCGGGCGGCAACTCTCCCGGGGCCACGGAAATCTGTCACGAGGGGCTGCGGGTGCCCGGGCTCAAGCTGGTGGAGCGCGGCAAGCTCCGCCAGGACGTCTTCGACACCCTGCTGAACATGACCCGGCAGCCGGTGATGGTGGGGCTGGACCTCAAGTGCGAGATCGCCGCCAACAACATCGCCAAGGCCCGGAGACAGGAGATCGCCGACCAGTACGGCTCCGAGCTCCTGGAACAGGTGGCGGCGGAGATCATCCAGTATACCGAGTCGGTGCTGCGCGAGCGCATCGGCGAGTTCGCCGACGGCTCCTGGAGCGACACCGCGCTCATCCAGGGAGACGAGACGTGGAAGATGCAGCTCACCCTGAACAAGCAGGGCGACCGCCTGATCTTCGACTTCACCGGCAGCGATCCCCAGGCCAGGACCGGCATCAACATGCCGTACCACGCGACCTTCGGGACCTGCTTCGCCGCGGTCCTGGAGACCATCGGGTTCGACATCCCGCGAAACCACGGCGCCTTCGGCCCCATCGAGATCGTCGCTCCGCCGGGGACGGTGGTCAATGCCCAATACCCCGCCCCGGTGTCGCTGAACACCACCTCGGGCGCGGCTACGTGCCGTTACTTGGCCCCCGCGGTGTTGATGCAGATGCTGGCCACCAGCGAGAGCTGGCGGCACGAGGTGATGGCGTCCAACGCGGGCCACCGCTTCGCCCGCCACGCCGGCGTCAACCAGTACGGCCGCTACTACGTGTCGAGCCTTTCCGAAGGGGCCATCGACGGATACGGCGCCCGCGCCGGCAAGGACGGAGTGGACTCCGGCGGACGCGGTTGGCACTCGTGCCAGAACGTCGAGTGGGTGGAGCAGAATTTCCCCATCCTCTACCTGTTCCGGCGCCACCTGATGGACGGAGCCGGGGCCGGGCGCTACCGGGGCGGGGCCGGCGCGGAGACCGCGCTGACGGTGCACGACGCCCCCGAGGGCGGCATCAAGGGCGTGGCGCTGGGAGTCTCGGGGTTGCGGAACTCGGGGCAGGGCGTCTTCGGCGGCCTGTCCGCCGCCCCCAGCCTGCTGGTGCTGAAGGAAGACACAACCGTCTGGGACGCAATCCGGGAGAACCGCCACCCGGAGGACGTGG is a window from the Deltaproteobacteria bacterium genome containing:
- a CDS encoding hydantoinase B/oxoprolinase family protein is translated as MTATGNGNVDPITLEILSHRLYQIAREMGITLERVGGTVNTTQQHDYMASLYTADGDVLSAGESLGQHVACAGVAVKKIIERFEDGEGIDPDDVFLLNDPYVAAIHQSDVYVIAPIHFEGRRIAWSATFVHVMDIGAMSPGGNSPGATEICHEGLRVPGLKLVERGKLRQDVFDTLLNMTRQPVMVGLDLKCEIAANNIAKARRQEIADQYGSELLEQVAAEIIQYTESVLRERIGEFADGSWSDTALIQGDETWKMQLTLNKQGDRLIFDFTGSDPQARTGINMPYHATFGTCFAAVLETIGFDIPRNHGAFGPIEIVAPPGTVVNAQYPAPVSLNTTSGAATCRYLAPAVLMQMLATSESWRHEVMASNAGHRFARHAGVNQYGRYYVSSLSEGAIDGYGARAGKDGVDSGGRGWHSCQNVEWVEQNFPILYLFRRHLMDGAGAGRYRGGAGAETALTVHDAPEGGIKGVALGVSGLRNSGQGVFGGLSAAPSLLVLKEDTTVWDAIRENRHPEDVEAMGGTSEMLPYCDFDLRDGGVLYMRMASGGGYGDPLDRDPEAVLRDVVNGIVSAESARDIYGVALDDSEIRVDDAATEALRARIREQR